The Cloacibacterium sp. TD35 region TTTTGCCGCTATCTCATGTCAAAAATCTGTTTCAGATGCAGAACTGACTACGCAATCTACTACAGCTATTTCTGCGTATCCTGAAACTTCTGTTGAGGTAAAAGATGGAGTGGCGCATTTAAGCGGAACTTTTGCTTCTCAAGGTGATAAAGATGCTGCCATTGCTGCGATTAAAAAGATTAAAGGAGTAAGAGATGTGATGGATATGGCAAGTGTAGAAGCTGCAGATCCTGTAATGGAGACGATTACAGCGATAGACCAAGATACACAAAATAAAGTAGCAGATGCTATTAAGGATTTCCCATCGGTAAAAATGGATGTAGAAAATGGCGAACTTACTTTAACTGGAGAAGTTACAGCAGAACAGGCTAAAAAGATTAAAATGTCTGTAGATGCATTGAAGGTAGGAAAGGTAAATTATGATTATAGCATTAAAGACTAAAC contains the following coding sequences:
- a CDS encoding BON domain-containing protein; its protein translation is MKKTIKITALAFVVSFAAISCQKSVSDAELTTQSTTAISAYPETSVEVKDGVAHLSGTFASQGDKDAAIAAIKKIKGVRDVMDMASVEAADPVMETITAIDQDTQNKVADAIKDFPSVKMDVENGELTLTGEVTAEQAKKIKMSVDALKVGKVNYDYSIKD